GTATCTGATTAGAAAGAAGTTctaaaaaataacagcagcgGAAGTCGCACGACTAAGGGAAAAAAGATTAAATGACGGCTCGTGGGAAAAGGGAGCTAAAATCCTTTCCTTTAGAATATAATTCGTTAGTCTGTCAAACAAATGCGTAGTTCTAACCTTTAAAAATTACTATTTTcagataaatacaaataatatatattcgATAATTTACGTGATAAGAAAATCGCTTGtagcgagaataaagttgttttgTTAGGCGGAACCTTTACTCCCATGTTATGGATTTCAACACGGACACGGTTGTCGACGAGCAGTCAATGTCACATGAGCTAAACTATACCTTATTTAATGACCTCGGGGATTGAATCTAcatatgtttttgtgttttactaGATTTAAATTATTGTGTAGTTCTCTTCCTTTGTGTGTTTGATCCACTTTGATTGGCGGACTGGATGCGAAACTAAGAGGACAAGATGCGCATCactttgcaaatgttgatctccCATGGCCGAGTGGCCAGAAGAATGGGTATGGGACCCAAGTCCCGGATCGACATGCTTCGAAACATCTTGACCGGGTTGGTCCGGCATGAGAGGATAGAAACCACGGCGGCCCGGGCTGATGAAGTCCGCTTTTACGCCGAGAAGGTGACGACTACTCTAcgagctagcttgctagctagctagctagctagccaagTTAATGAAGCTAATCCATTGGTCTCAATGTTGACAACGTAAACGTTCGTttttaatgttacattttgtaCTTCCTTGAATATTTTGTTTCAGCTAATAAGTGCACATTTGTTTGAATTAAATATTATCTCTGAAAATAGCCATTTGTAGTACGTAACTGAATTAAACAAAGCACTTGACACTGTATAGTAGTACACAACGAAATGGACATTGTTTAACTGTAACTGTATAAGAAATACATCCAACTGAGGactaatgaatacattttgggGTTTTCTCAGCTGATTGACTACGCTAAAAAAGGAGACACGGATGAGAAGGCGATGAAAATGGCTACTTTTTGGCTGACTGTAAGTACGGACAGTTtaacactttcttttttttagtcaaCCTCAACTAACAGAGTATTTCATTCTCATCACCTGTCCAGGAGAAGGATCTGGTCCCCAAGCTCTTCAAGGTCCTGGCTCCGCGGTTCGAGCCCTACTCCAACGCCTACACCCGCATGGCTCGCATCCCCAACAGACAGAACCTGGACCGGGCTCATATGGCTGTGCTGGAGTACAAAGGCAACCCTTTACCTCCTCTTTATCCCGTCAAGAAAAAGAATGAACTGACTCTCATCAACCAGCTCCTCAAAGCCTACAAGGAGGACAAGGAGCAGATGGCAACAAATCCACACGGATGCATAAACTGAAAACATGGAAGTAGGAATGGactgtttaaaaatgttaataaatatttcCTATATGACAGAATGTCACCTTATTGTCCATTGTttatgtcaggttcaaactcctttgacacttaaatacagaaatacagaagagacagacaacaatattcaaagttactcgcagcgaggagagtgaaacataCCCAATGCCGCTCCAATCTGAGTATGCAGtatatctttttattctcttttcagggggtccctactacatggtcgtgcaactctaagggggggagAGAAGgctgtgagagtaattacttttattgttttatgagttcttaccTTGGCatattcttgcaggattaacatgaacatctgcagggttgctgttggtgcattcaggcacctccaggacatCGGGGTcgctgatcagggtcacagggacATTTCTTCtttagcacattcaaacactttctattgtctaagcacatggatataagggtgataactaacactatattcattctaaCAGTTTCagacattaaaacagacaagGAGGCCTATaataaaagatgttttttttattagtattttggCAAAAAGGTGTATATCTACAGCTTATTTGACACCATTAAAATGCATTCGGACAGTGCTTTCAGTGATGTGCTCTTAACCGCGTCGCTCGGGAAGAAGCTTAGAAAGCTGTGCTCTTCTCTGTCATGCATCATTAACCATTTCctcgtctgtgtgtgtgtgtgtgtgtgtgttcatatgcACGTCGTCATGCACACAGTTGAAGCAGTGACCCAGTGGAGGATGCTCTATTTCATGGCAAGATTAGACAAAACTGGCAGACAtgctaaatatactgtacatcattaGACGTGACATCATCGCTAACCATAACCGGTCTTCATTCGAGTATCGACTTTTGGACTTGCGTATCCTATCATGTAGTGTAGGGGGTGTCCAAAAATTGAAGCATATGATGGGGAGCTTAAGGGTGGGGGCAGTTTTGTGCACCCACATAAGTCAGTGTATACTAATCTatatgccatctttgtgtgtttatgtgataatataatacatcatatataattaaataaacaaaacaccttggacacccctgatgtagtagTTGTACAACCAACTATACCAACATCGATACATCCAAGATATCAATAATGTCCACTTAACGAATGTGCTTCTCACAGGACtggaaaaagtgtatttttgtattaacatt
This genomic window from Doryrhamphus excisus isolate RoL2022-K1 chromosome 17, RoL_Dexc_1.0, whole genome shotgun sequence contains:
- the mrpl17 gene encoding 39S ribosomal protein L17, mitochondrial, coding for MRITLQMLISHGRVARRMGMGPKSRIDMLRNILTGLVRHERIETTAARADEVRFYAEKLIDYAKKGDTDEKAMKMATFWLTEKDLVPKLFKVLAPRFEPYSNAYTRMARIPNRQNLDRAHMAVLEYKGNPLPPLYPVKKKNELTLINQLLKAYKEDKEQMATNPHGCIN